The segment TATGTTGGCTCTATGACTCAGCGAAATACCGCGCTTAGCGCGATTGTCGGAATTGTGGTGTGCGGGTTGGTGGGATGCGCCGCCGAGGGCGCGCCCGCCCAGCCGTCCACACAAGTCACCGAATCCGTCGCGGCCGAGCCCTCCAGCACGTACACGATCCCGCCACGCCCGGCGATGGAGCCACCGGCGGAGCCGGAGCTGACCGGTGTTGACATAGACAACGCCTACGTTCTTGCCAAGTATTACTTCGATCTATATAAGTACGTAGTAACCACGGGAGAAACAGCGAGCTGGGAGAAGTATGCCCATCCAGAGTGCGAATACTGCGCAAAAGTTCAGGCCAACGCCGAGAAAGATAGAGAAACGGGATCTTGGTCTGATGTCAAATTTGGAATTCTAAACTCTGAACGTTTCTACTCGACTGGCGACATCGATTTTAGGATCGATTTTCTGATCGAACGAGGTGAGATCACGTACTACACGCCTGACGAAGCGCATAAGGTGGATCCAGGACAAAACACTTTAGTTATTGGTCTTAAGGCTGAGGGAGATGAGCTGTTAGTACGCTCTTTTGACATTATAGGATCCTCATTCTTTGGCCAGGAGCAGTTGCCATGAAAGTGACCATCTTGGCCCTCGCGCTGATCCTGCCCTCCGTCGTCGTTGCTCCCGATGGCACCATTGTTGACTGGAATGTCGATGCAAGTGGCGGCGCAATTAACATCGATGCATCGAATAGTCGGTGGGAGGGCTATCCAGGTCCTCCAGGTAACCAGTCTGGTGACGCTCCG is part of the Trueperella abortisuis genome and harbors:
- a CDS encoding DUF6318 family protein, giving the protein MTQRNTALSAIVGIVVCGLVGCAAEGAPAQPSTQVTESVAAEPSSTYTIPPRPAMEPPAEPELTGVDIDNAYVLAKYYFDLYKYVVTTGETASWEKYAHPECEYCAKVQANAEKDRETGSWSDVKFGILNSERFYSTGDIDFRIDFLIERGEITYYTPDEAHKVDPGQNTLVIGLKAEGDELLVRSFDIIGSSFFGQEQLP